In Bacteroidota bacterium, the genomic window AATTCCTCGCTCCATAAAGTTTTTCCGATTACATCAATAATTTTTATTGCAATAATTTGCTGTTGATTTGAAGTAAACGAAATATTCAAAACTTCATATGCCGGATTCGGGAAAATTTCAATAGAATTGACATTTGTGATTGAATTGCTTACTAAGCCTTGAATAATAACAGTTTGCGACAATGTATCATCTCCACAATTGTTAGAGCTAATTAATTTTACTTCGTAAGTTCCATCAATAGTAAAAATATGTGTTGGGTTTTCTTCCACAGAAAATATTCCATTGCCAAAATCCCAATAATAGCTCGTAGCATTTGCAGACAAATTTTGAAAATCGACAATAGCCTGATTTTGTGTAAAATTGAAATTTGCAATAGCCTGTTCTATTATCGTTGCCGACACAATTTCTCTTGCACTTTTACAATCAACTTCTATAACTTCCCAATCGTAGAAAAAATAGTAATAATCCGTTGGGGCAGACGATGCACTGCTAAATTTAATATCTATCAAACCAGCCAGATTGTATGGATATGAAACTCCGGCATTATTTCTATATAAATTTGGCGATTCAGGGCCTACCAATCTTAAACTTTCTCCTACAGGAATTTCAAAATTTAAATCAATTCTGCTTTCGCCACTAAAAACTTGTACATCAATCGATTGCAAAACACTTCCGGTATTATCATGAAGTTCAATTGTTCTGTATCCGGTTCCATCTGCATAAACTTTTACACTTGAAAGTGTAACCGGCGAGTAGCAATCGAAAACCAAATAGTGTGCTGCCGGTGCGGAAAAGTTTCCACCTCCACCCGAATTATCAGCTTTTCCAACATATAAAGATGGTGCTTCAATGAAATCTTCGACAAAATAATTTGTATTCTGCAAAAGCAAAGGAGTAATAAAAGTGTCGCCAACATTCACTAAATTTCCATTTACCAAACTGTCGTACCAGCGCAATTCGCCTGTTCCACTTGCATGAAGGAGAAAAGAGGTAGCTGAGCAAGATTCTTGCGAGAAAGTAATGGGTTGCGAAGGCATTTCTATGCTTACAAAATCTGAGTAAGTTAAGGAGTCGCTACCATAACTATTTGAGCAAATTAGTGTTATAGAAAAAATGCCATTTTGTGTGTACTGATGAACAGGATTTTGTAGCGTAGAAGTTTCTCCATCGCCAAAATTCCAAAACCAATTTGTAGGAAAACTATTCGACAAATCTGTGAAATGAATCTCTCCTGTGCAACTTGAAATTTCGCTGGCAAAAAAATCGGCATATGGAGCTGAGTTTAACATATCGCAACTCCATGTAAGCTCAAAACCAGATTCTGTTAAATATTGGTCGCTTGTTTGCTGAATTGTAACAGAATTTCCTGAAGATACTATTGTTCCTCCATTTGGCAAAGCAGTTCCTGTGAAAATTCCAATTAGAGGACTATTTACTGTCGGACCATCAAAAATATAAAGATAATCATAGTCTTGCTCAAAATTAAACGAAGCAAAGTTTAAAGTTACATTCACAGCATCAGTAATTTCAATTGTAACTGCTGTATTAGTATTATCCTGATAATTTGATTGCCCCCCACTATCGAACATAGTCCCAAAACACGATGTTTGTGTTGTATTATTCCCGCTTTCGCTTAAAACGAAAATACATGGATTGGCGGGATCTATACTTATCAGATTAGTTAGAATTAATGTATCGTCTCCACAACTGCCGCCATCTACGGATAAAGAAACCGTATATTCACCAACGACATTGTATGAATGTGTAGGATTTACTTCAGTAGAATTCGAGCCATCTCCAAAATCCCAAAAAAACGACATTCCATTTATAGAATTGTTTAGGAATTGAACTTCGGCAGGAGCCATACAAAATTCTGTAAAATCGCTCGAAAAATCACTAACTACTGTATTTGTATAATCGTTTCCAATTCCTACCGCATACCAGGCTCTTGTAACAGCTTCAACAGCAGAAGAGCAAGGACCAAACAAATCGATTGCAGCAAGAATTGCATAAAATCTTGTATCTTCGTAATCAGAAGTATTTGTTAAATAAACAGTTAGTGTTCTAAAAGCAACTGCTGCTGCAGAATCTATTCCAATGCCTTGTATCGAAAAACTATTGCCAATATCATTAGTACCAGAGCCTCCCATAGCGATCAGATAAAACCAATGATTAAGAACAGAACTATTGTAATGAACTCCGCCATTATCGTCTGAACCATAATACCAATAATCTCCATGATAAGTGTCTGGATTTCCATACAAATTTGGATTGGACATTGAGCGCATTATAAAACCAAGGTCTTCGCCCATAGTCCAGTTTGCCGATTGAGGTTTTCCATAAAATTCTATACATGTACCGAAAATATCGCTAAATCCTTCATTGATTGCTCCCGGCTCGTAAGCATAAACTAGATTGGCGGTGTATGAAGTTAATCCATGAGTAATCTCATGACCTACAACATCTAAGGCACAATATGGGGTTCCGCTACCATCGCCATAAGTCATTCTCATTCCGTCCCAAAAAGCATTATCGTAGGCAACATCGTAATGCACATAACTCATCAATGCAAAACCATTGTCATCAATACTATTCCTATTATGATAATTTAAGTAATAGTCATATGTCATTTCCGAAGCCCAATGTGCATCTGTTGCAACTTCATCAATTTGAGGATTTGCATTATTCCAATAATTATCGTTATCCCAAAAATCAGTGGCTGCACCATATGAAGTTCCAGTGTTCATATTATAGGTTTCAATTCCATTTCCTCTACCCGATTCACGCAATCGATAATGCCCATTATTGCTATCAGA contains:
- a CDS encoding PKD domain-containing protein — its product is MRKILLVLALFSFSYQISSQAYYGADANKLVHGSEILRLSDNSTIPSFIKFKKNYEIDVKDLNKYLHKVFKIPNEYGISLIDESIDNLGITICRYQQTYKNYAIFNAVFLTHSTSNKIFSISGNLLNNLKIETQVSISESQALEIALASIVAERYKWEMPEEEQLLKQIFDDNLATYYPNAEMIIFPEDLRNNNAAQKLTYKFNIYADKPLKKANIYVDASTGKIIFTEDKIHIADVTGTAVTKYSGNQTITSDSNNGHYRLRESGRGNGIETYNMNTGTSYGAATDFWDNDNYWNNANPQIDEVATDAHWASEMTYDYYLNYHNRNSIDDNGFALMSYVHYDVAYDNAFWDGMRMTYGDGSGTPYCALDVVGHEITHGLTSYTANLVYAYEPGAINEGFSDIFGTCIEFYGKPQSANWTMGEDLGFIMRSMSNPNLYGNPDTYHGDYWYYGSDDNGGVHYNSSVLNHWFYLIAMGGSGTNDIGNSFSIQGIGIDSAAAVAFRTLTVYLTNTSDYEDTRFYAILAAIDLFGPCSSAVEAVTRAWYAVGIGNDYTNTVVSDFSSDFTEFCMAPAEVQFLNNSINGMSFFWDFGDGSNSTEVNPTHSYNVVGEYTVSLSVDGGSCGDDTLILTNLISIDPANPCIFVLSESGNNTTQTSCFGTMFDSGGQSNYQDNTNTAVTIEITDAVNVTLNFASFNFEQDYDYLYIFDGPTVNSPLIGIFTGTALPNGGTIVSSGNSVTIQQTSDQYLTESGFELTWSCDMLNSAPYADFFASEISSCTGEIHFTDLSNSFPTNWFWNFGDGETSTLQNPVHQYTQNGIFSITLICSNSYGSDSLTYSDFVSIEMPSQPITFSQESCSATSFLLHASGTGELRWYDSLVNGNLVNVGDTFITPLLLQNTNYFVEDFIEAPSLYVGKADNSGGGGNFSAPAAHYLVFDCYSPVTLSSVKVYADGTGYRTIELHDNTGSVLQSIDVQVFSGESRIDLNFEIPVGESLRLVGPESPNLYRNNAGVSYPYNLAGLIDIKFSSASSAPTDYYYFFYDWEVIEVDCKSAREIVSATIIEQAIANFNFTQNQAIVDFQNLSANATSYYWDFGNGIFSVEENPTHIFTIDGTYEVKLISSNNCGDDTLSQTVIIQGLVSNSITNVNSIEIFPNPAYEVLNISFTSNQQQIIAIKIIDVIGKTLWSEE